AGTCAATAGATTGGCAAAATCCTTCAGAAAGGCGTGTTAAAATGAAAATGGCCGGCAATATGGGCAGCGCGGTTCATATTTGGCAAATAGAACGCGAAGATAAGGACTGGACAGTCGAGTTAGGTTGGACCTCCTCTCAAAACGAGCGGGTGGTAGCTGGTATGTCTATTCACGGCGCACAGAATTTAAGTTTAATGGATATCCGTCTACTCAAGCAAAGGGGTGCGCTTGGGGAGCCTGAGGCGAACCCCCTCCGACTTATAAGCCGGTAGCAATGGCTAGTCCGGGTAGTTTAATTGCCCAAAATGGAACGCCGTTCCTTCGCTATGATGGGATTGCTGTGCTTGCTGTGCTTGCTGTGCTTGCTGTAGTTGCCGATAAAACGTTTTTAATCCAAGCGCCTGCTCGCGCCATTGCCAGCAAACGCTGGCGTTAAATGTATTGGTTTCGGCAATCTCAGCAATCGAAACGCTGGCGGGTCTTCGGTCAAAGCCGGCGGTAGGTCCGGCAGGCTCGCCGGAAAATGCCGCGTTGTAGTGGCGCACGAAGCCAACGTTAACGCCAAAATGATTATTATCAGCTTGAGTAACATAGATAGGCACCTCTTTAATAATCGTATCGCCTTTTTCCTTGACGATTTTAATGCGTTCACGGTATTGAATTTCAGTTTGTATGACAACTTTGGCTTGCGCTTTAATCAATTGTGCATGGGCTATGGCGAGCTGAGCTTTATAGTGCACCAGCGCTGAGCGTTCTTTCTGAATACGCGGTTTGTAATAGAAAGAACCCGCGCACCCTACGCCAAGGCTGAATGCGGTTGCTGCAATGCACAATAAGCGCAATGGAGTGGCAAGCCAACTATTCAGCATGATTGTGTTTACCCAACCAGCGCTGCACAGCCCATTCCAAATAAGACTGGCCGAGAATGCCGAGTGCTGCGCCGAGACCCGTAATAGCAATCGCAGGCAATTCAGGCAAGAGCGTAAGCGCAGAACTGGCGGCGACGCTTAAGCCCGCACCGACAATCATGCGCCCGATAATCAACCGAGCGGTGATTTTCTCGCCGCCAGAGAGCAACTGCCCAATCCCAATCGCAGCGCCCATCGCAGCTAATATCGCAAGTAGCGTTCGATCATGTTCGTGAAGATTCATTTTTAATGTTGAGCGTTAAATTATTCCGGTGCGCATCATATTGGCGAGGCGCAGTGCTCGTTGGCCGACCTGAGTTGTAAAACAGCGTGCAAAACTTACCAGTTTATTAGAGGAAACAGCGTCCAAAAGTTTCCATCCTATTTATGCAAAGATCCGGCGAATTTGCCGGGGAAACTGGAGTGTTTTACATGGAAATGATTTACGAGATAAGACGTCGATACAAAGTACAAAAGCAGAGCATCAGCGCGATAGCACGAGAGATGGGTTTATCGCGTCCGACAGTGCGCAAACATATTGAGACGGTAAAGGAACCCAAGTACGATCGAACACAACCGATACGGCCCCAATTGGGTGCTTATGAAGGACAACTAAAGCAGTGGTTAGAACAGGAAGCAAAGTTTCCCCGCGGCCGCCGTCGTACTGCTCGTCGACTGTTTGAAGGGTTACAAGAAATAGGATACCCGGGCGCTTATGACAGCGTGCAACGCTTTGTTAAGGATTGGAAACTAAAGGCTCAAGGACCGCGAGTCACACAAGTTTTTGTACCCCTCGTCTTTGAGCCTGCTGATGCTTGCCAATTTGATTGGAGCCATGAGCATGTCGAATTAGGGGGCGTGGGACAAACAGTTAAGGTGGCCCATTTTCGGCTGGCGT
The Mycoavidus cysteinexigens genome window above contains:
- the istA gene encoding IS21 family transposase, which produces MEMIYEIRRRYKVQKQSISAIAREMGLSRPTVRKHIETVKEPKYDRTQPIRPQLGAYEGQLKQWLEQEAKFPRGRRRTARRLFEGLQEIGYPGAYDSVQRFVKDWKLKAQGPRVTQVFVPLVFEPADACQFDWSHEHVELGGVGQTVKVAHFRLAYSRQLFVIAYLRETQERVFDAHRQAFTFLGGVPNRIIYDNLKTVVDTILVGKERQFNRRFLTLANHY